In the Plasmodium chabaudi chabaudi strain AS genome assembly, chromosome: 13 genome, one interval contains:
- a CDS encoding protein transport protein SEC7, putative, translating to MKMEYSKYYENKKSEKSIHFRNMQSFCYNNKSCDGQFINSIFDNDEYTRLNIFTIIKNEIINVLSVIKKYEYNKNLDSSIIDSLFILYNSINNLNTSLKEEIDTQNFNNKLDIYHIAPFLNIIRNNSIFYKIKVASLHSLDHILKYSSSYFNEKCYDEGSSSKHNFYIPIDNKQEAKTNSNNDNNKNDSNASSENNSAKPNDKKDETANTNQLDKINEKNQKKKKYIFFPKNYRLYKRFHFKKEESSEILINKGNNIINISIETLLNAPINYNNVSHEEIILYDTMVLFNNILNNTIKVVDRKNIIKIICYIFKIYKSNKYSLLFKANCEALLKNILYIVINNVIVTNTIEPHLMNHHSQEHPISDAHTLDNHTGENNIVCYSINSTDDNFIHDILTIILILINNNKNKFVADLIKTSECVNLYNDIYENENSQESLESINILAFRLLNIVLETCGYLLINKNFDALSNIIRCLFFHITSSSFILMCKSMRTYINIFILYKKHFCIYNEIFINILLKLLKSNALKNVSETTLLTLSNFFVENVLFEIYCNHDVNLYASNLLENLIQSILDLSANFTQNTTIMNEAIFKIIKNILQILKPYIGINDNNTNNNSGSNYLIENANKSSTKLLNNSNNRLNELDYTNQLITQFRNDIYSNAFDYVIMNSQKKKKKKKEKERNTKNNTENKNDAEKTPIENSKQTDTYASANNDNCEQKKEKHTNNVENTESSEKNVNENKNVSTNDSVTNDNNKNSFREGEGYKKHSSDENELKKSNMNELYFLNFLTSSKDKSYINFCSVLLFEYLKECIKIDYIKNKDNFLRKKKERKEILQKSATIFNTLKNKSIDELIKMRILQTHDTINEVNQNNSKILNSGIIDKNGNLIDYSTESDKNPQNNDNQVSSEKEHTETAETPSHVNSTGNDNAENAEKDNDGSNDNKVASQMDGASKETEENGGTQPHEENESGDRQTDVEQINKDSEDNNISNDKKEDIANKEASEHTNKNIEEGKISEEKKGDNMNNELPNEENNNNNNNDASKSNPNCEESQNSKKNDTHNSNSHSQQNLMEDKYFLKSLAMFLRYNPFLDKEFVGEYISHRKYINVLKHYVRLFDFCNLSLLSSLRLFLYCFKLPGEAQLIERILEHFSLCLFYSNPICEDLDKVYKLSNGKVICLLKEEELANIKRYILIDYLSDSGYTNNTVNDTERCNDSQNTTKNNSECISNENTEQLHNIVASKTFASEFSEFEEKIDFKKNEDRDDNVHRNVYYMSKKIQSMSEEEIKKKYVIVENSDVIFILTYSIIMLNTDLHNNQVKNKMKLEEFIKNNRGINNGKNIDRIYLENLYNCILHEEIKLFSNAQNIYTNDNQYWKLLEQRKEYYKNYHPYKEKSAHIYKYDINKLLIKNNFIPIFFEIFKRTSNINLIENCLGIFKTLINNLSYYHDVENINKLCYIFKYINFYLTQKTQSLIYLLFHFIKKTYNILRDGWIIYINSILKLITIDLVPTFFYPHLYINNTQFNSDKEGLNVKYKRGNSIETFNINKTITEIYHHPFLVFKKNVKKLNKPKWIDEFSSIFFSRHNNNENNKLLVMFKENNAEKTEDDKKKKKKNDKKNQENTNNGKNTSPNDQSSKQMEEENEGDDENNDEDDHDNMDYIYVHVKPDPKSGDNSTNNNNNNNKNNNNNSNNAIIDNINIYKRLKLDIYNFFTVNDFYSNMVTNLNINSFVYLLKILIIKSSIDTDSEHINNLNTMNSKTELHHSSIKSQVQNQVYLTNENNKGHGVNTPCDNINDTNAILVNSDNSFNVFYCNKKKLLTSQMFFHIMYFKINYTYILYDMIVKEDFNYLKYKNEKYRNDFLKETTNDEIDQANTSLYHYSLKHECKDNNDINPQNDHIEDQEVQQNKYDITLDNIYDTDNCSDASSAISDISDISSDSIVTKKKTKMIDMQCINSNNAKDNLNLPKKNEKDNLKGDSKFEEIFTCAYDEEEDEEKEEDHEESNEESDQDSESDDSSNNEDYNEKDSKIDSDHEQANKNKYASFKKIDESINKHSHSKNKMVNKKNSIPNYNNIYNINNRNEEKEKEFIIGNIKRNIFMKTYIMHLKAIVLAFEQFFNLLNKFLSINYNNTVFVNVYNRIFNDFPIENVKILSEEEVLKDNWCNIYDDDFENISKKYNYNEQSLNINDIEASLFLVKNANPDDSNTNEKEEDWLYIEQLIMSIMNFSYICLYVYQHNKTKKNKFLKKLKMASNNDNDPFFSKYAEMKRKNNKFFFLCGIYLIYILQFLKKNILYRFIDKIIYILEKISKNVYVNSCIINIYLHMLQLITPNNILYKNTNNTNISLTDKDIYIYIEKATVYTESINNIINNNAVLLKLNNFNIENIVLSLLPYLLYFNSKKEEINAHISSINSECLHIISNIYYKSVYMYMNSSKKNLKTSQAILDSGSANNENISFEQIIELKKLYIFLLTCFVLSLACSFSSKRTRSEAYIKLQEFLFNENYIFKNVNKDEQSKTGKNDKHQKHDKYFYRDEKLIDLINNFIILPLITYNYYFPFICKNMCDDKTKDNNDQCDMKDKNSASDEINNYCKKALLNFNLHHKRSIDIHDSTYEENGYEKCGCIINYKNIENIDNNSNEFNNIYNYANDYYIHTMLHKQYNYYFSYLYAKKMLTYDNVCYRKSMSISFVSHIILSFLYSLLNSSEEGKSDDSSIKNKEDDLKNDNNQIGDEKNNDDKTSKNYYSNLSDEGKIINKEDNSVKLYELLCVNNESPSNKIVTQTKCGSKCIYYFLKHFYHTLLTIKEETQKILNIYKETFIENIKNIIYVSSSYAYNLKDERINCFSHIKNGLHFLSDEEKKHLNPCNIPTDDINDSNNDNANENKIHELDNDIVANISKLQINVRISMIIVYHILYDDNNQNDVFNDIFEELLNVLLTKYAIISNPLDENEADHHEKEAIDDAQEDKNEQNNLLNTEEKEQPETKNDGDLKPNEEEKPQEESKPVENS from the coding sequence atgaaaatggaatacagtaaatattatgaaaataaaaaaagcgAAAAAAGCATACATTTTCGGAATATGCAATCATTTTgctataataataagaGTTGTGATGGacaatttataaatagcaTATTTGACAATGATGAATATACAagattaaatattttcacaataataaaaaatgaaataataaatgttcTATCCGTTATTAagaaatatgaatataataaaaatcttGATTCAAGTATTATAGATTCATTGTTTATTCTATACAACAgtataaacaatttaaataccAGTTTAAAGGAAGAGATCGATACACAAaactttaataataaattagatATATACCATATAGcaccatttttaaatattataagaaataacagcattttttataaaattaaagtaGCTTCTTTACATTCATTAGATCACATATTAAAATACAGTAGCAGctattttaatgaaaaatgctATGATGAGGGTTCATCAAgtaaacataatttttatataccaATAGACAATAAACAAGAAGCTAAGACgaatagtaataatgacaataataaaaatgactCAAACGCATCaagtgaaaataattctGCAAAaccaaatgataaaaaagatgaaacAGCTAATACAAATCAATTagacaaaataaatgaaaaaaatcaaaaaaaaaaaaagtatatattttttcctaaGAACTATAGGTTATACAAAAGatttcattttaaaaaggaaGAAAGTTCggaaattttaataaataaaggaaataatataattaatattagtatagaaacattattaaatgcccctataaattataataatgttaGTCATGaagaaattatattatatgacaCAATGGTTttgtttaataatatattaaataatacaattaaGGTCGTtgatagaaaaaatattataaaaattatttgttatatttttaaaatatataaaagtaataaatattctttaCTTTTTAAAGCAAATTGTGAGgctttattaaaaaatatattatacatagttataaataatgttataGTTACAAACACTATCGAACCCCATCTTATGAATCATCACTCACAAGAGCATCCTATTTCAGATGCCCATACTTTAGATAATCATACAGGGGAAAACAATATTGTGTGCTACTCCATAAATAGCACAGATGATAATTTCATACACGATATATTAACTATAATTCTAatactaataaataataataaaaataaatttgttgcagatttaataaaaacaagTGAGTGCGTAAATTTGTACAAtgatatttatgaaaatgaaaattcaCAGGAAAGTTTAGAatctattaatatattagcATTTAGACTGTTAAATATAGTATTAGAGACATGtggatatttattaataaacaaaaatttcGACGCTTTATCTAATATAATAAGATGCCTATTTTTTCACATAACTTCCTCTTCCTTTATTCTTATGTGTAAATCAATGagaacatatataaatatttttatattatataaaaagcatttttgtatttataacgagatatttattaatattttattaaagttACTCAAGAGCAACGCACTAAAAAATGTATCTGAAACAACCTTGTTGAcattatcaaattttttcgtcgaaaatgttttatttgaaatCTATTGTAATCATGATGTTAATTTGTATGCATCAAATTTGTTAGAAAACCTCATACAGTCTATATTAGATTTATCCGCAAATTTTACTCAAAATACTACTATTATGAATGAAgccatttttaaaattatcaaaaacaTTTTACAAATACTAAAGCCATATATTGGCAtcaatgataataataccaataataatagtggTAGTAACTATTTAATTGAAAATGCCAATAAAAGCAGTACGAAATTATTAAACAACTCAAACAATAGACTAAATGAATTAGATTATACTAATCAGTTAATTACACAATTTcgaaatgatatatattcaaatgcTTTTGATTATGTAATAATGAAttctcaaaaaaaaaaaaaaaagaaaaaagaaaaagagagaaatacaaaaaataatacagaaaacaaaaatgatgCTGAAAAGACGCCCATAGAAAATAGTAAACAAACTGATACATACGCCAGTgctaataatgataattgtgaacaaaaaaaagaaaaacataCAAATAATGTCGAAAACACAGAAAgtagtgaaaaaaatgttaatgaaaataaaaacgtGAGTACAAATGATTCTGTAactaatgataataataaaaatagttttaGAGAAGGGGaaggatataaaaaacattcttctgatgaaaatgaattaaaaaaaagtaatatgaatgaattatatttcttaaaCTTTTTAACATCAAGTAAAGATAAAAGTTATATCAATTTTTGTtcagttttattatttgaatatttaaaagaatgcataaaaattgactatattaaaaataaagataattttcttagaaaaaaaaaagagagaaaagaaatattacaaAAGTCAGCaacaatatttaatacattaaaaaataagtcaATTGacgaattaataaaaatgaggATTCTTCAAACACATGATACTATCAATGAAgttaatcaaaataattccAAAATTCTTAATTCTGGTATTatagataaaaatggaaatctAATTGATTATTCTACTGAATCTGATAAAAATCCACAAAACAACGACAATCAAGTTTCATCAGAAAAAGAACATACTGAAACAGCAGAAACTCCTTCTCACGTAAATTCCACAGGAAATGACAATGCCGAAAACGCTGAAAAGGATAATGATGGATCTAATGATAATAAGGTGGCTAGCCAAATGGATGGTGCATCTAAAGAGACAGAAGAAAATGGGGGAACACAACCACacgaagaaaatgaatcaGGCGATAGACAAACAGATGttgaacaaataaataaagacagtgaagataataatataagtaatgataaaaaagaagataTTGCAAATAAGGAAGCATCTGAACatactaataaaaatatagaagaaGGAAAAATATCAGAAGAAAAGAAGGGagataatatgaataatgaaTTGCCCAATgaggaaaataataataacaataataatgatgcaAGCAAATCGAATCCAAATTGTGAAGAAAGTCAAAATTCCAAAAAGAATGACACACATAATTCCAATAGCCATTCTcaacaaaatttaatggaagataaatattttttaaaatcattAGCTATGTTTTTGAGATATAACCCCTTTTTAGATAAAGAATTTGTAGGAGAATATATTTCGCATagaaaatacataaatgtattaaaaCATTATGTAAGATTATTTGACTTTTgtaatttatcattattatcatcattgaGATTATTTTTGTACTGTTTTAAACTACCAGGAGAAGCACAATTAATTGAAAGAATATTAGAACATTTTAGTTTATGTCTATTTTATTCTAATCCAATTTGTGAAGACCTAGataaagtatataaattatccAACGGAAAAGTTATTTGTCTTTTAAAAGAAGAAGAATTAGCCAATATAAAAAGGTATATTTTGATTGACTATTTAAGTGACAGTGggtatacaaataatacaGTTAACGACACCGAACGGTGCAATGACAGCCAAAATACGACCAAAAATAACAGTGAATGCATTAGCAATGAAAATACAGAGCAATTACATAATATTGTCGCTTCTAAAACATTCGCCTCGGAATTTTCTGAATTTGAGGAAAAAATagatttcaaaaaaaatgaagatagAGATGACAATGTACATagaaatgtatattatatgtcgAAAAAGATCCAATCGATGAGTGAAGAAGAAATTAAGAAAAAGTATGTTATTGTTGAAAATAGTGAtgtcatatttattttaacatATTCAATTATTATGTTAAATACAGATTTACATAACAACCaggtaaaaaataaaatgaaattagaagaatttattaaaaataatagaggAATAAACAatggtaaaaatatagatagaatatatttagaaaatttgtacaattgtatattacatgaagaaataaaattattttcaaatgcacaaaatatatataccaaTGATAATCAGTATTGGAAATTATTAGAGCAAAGaaaagaatattataaaaactatcatccatataaagaaaaatcagctcatatttataaatatgatataaataaattattaatcaAAAATAACTTTATTCCAATATTTTTCGAAATTTTTAAACGTACAagtaatattaatttaatagaAAATTGTTTAGGAATATTTAAGAcacttataaataatttatcatattacCATGATgtggaaaatattaataaattatgttatatatttaaatatataaatttttatttaaccCAAAAAACGCAATCtttaatttatcttttgtttcattttatcaaaaaaacgTACAATATATTACGTGATGGAtggattatttatataaattctaTACTTAAATTGATTACCATTGACTTAGTTCCAACATTTTTCTACCCTcacttatatattaataataccCAATTTAACAGTGATAAAGAAGGCttaaatgtaaaatataaaagggGAAATTCCATAGAAAcgtttaatataaataaaacgaTAACAGAGATTTATCATCACCCATTTTTagtgtttaaaaaaaatgttaagaaattaaataaacCAAAATGGATAGACGAATTTAGCAGCATTTTCTTTTCACGACATaacaataatgaaaataataaattattagttATGttcaaagaaaataatgctGAAAAAACGGAGGAtgataagaaaaaaaagaaaaaaaatgacaaaaaaaaccAAGAAAACACAAacaatggaaaaaatacatcACCCAATGATCAAAGTTCAAAACAAATggaagaagaaaatgaaggggatgatgaaaataatgacgAAGACGATCACGATAATAtggattatatatatgtacacgTCAAACCAGATCCAAAAAGTGGTGATAACAGCACaaacaataataacaacaataataaaaataataataataacagtAATAATGCCATCATAGATAAcatcaatatatataaaagactcaaattagatatatataatttttttacagtTAATGATTTTTATAGTAACATGGttacaaatttaaatattaacagctttgtatatttattaaaaatattaataattaaaagttCAATTGATACAGATAGTgaacatattaataatttaaatacaatGAATAGCAAAACAGAATTACATCATTCAAGTATTAAATCACAAGTACAAAATCAAGTATATttaacaaatgaaaataacaaaGGACATGGTGTAAATACTCCttgtgataatataaatgacaCAAATGCTATTTTAGTGAACTCAGATAATTCATTCAACGTATTTtattgtaataaaaaaaaactgcTTACTTCACAAatgttttttcatattatgtactttaaaattaattatacatatattttatatgatatgATAGTTAAAGAGGATTTTaactatttaaaatataaaaatgaaaaatatagaaatgaTTTTCTTAAAGAAACAACGAATGACGAAATCGACCAAGCAAACACTtctttatatcattattctTTAAAACATGAATGTAAAGacaataatgatataaaccCTCAAAATGACCATATAGAAGACCAGGAAGTAcaacaaaacaaatatgatataaCTTTGGATAATATTTACGATACCGATAATTGCAGTGATGCTTCAAGTGCGATTTCAGATATTAGTGATATATCTAGTGACTCAAttgttacaaaaaaaaaaacgaaaatgaTTGATATGCAATGTATCAATAGTAATAATGCAaaagataatttaaatcttccaaagaaaaatgaaaaagataatCTAAAGGGTGATTCAAAATTTGAAGAAATATTCACATGCGCATATGATGAGGAAGAAGAcgaagaaaaagaagaagaCCATGAAGAATCAAATGAGGAAAGCGACCAAGATAGCGAAAGTGATGATAGCAGTAATAATGAAGATTACAATGAAAAGGATAGCAAAATTGATAGTGACCATGAAcaagcaaataaaaataaatatgcctcttttaaaaaaatagatgaatcaataaataaacattcACATTCAAAGAATAAAATGGTAAACAAAAAGAATAGTATTCCAaactataataatatatacaatatcaataatagaaatgaagaaaaagagaaagaatttataatcggaaatattaaaagaaatatatttatgaaaacatatattatgcacTTAAAAGCTATAGTATTGGCATTtgaacaattttttaatttattaaataaatttttatcaataaattataataatacagtTTTTgttaatgtatataatagaaTATTTAATGATTTCCCAAtagaaaatgtaaaaatccTATCCGAAGAAGAAGTTTTAAAAGATAATTggtgtaatatatatgatgatgattttgaaaatattagtaAAAAGTACAACTACAATGAACAAAGTCtcaatataaatgatatcGAAGCTAGTTTATTTCttgtaaaaaatgcaaatcCAGATGATAGTAATACcaatgaaaaagaagaagatTGGTTATATATCGAACAATTAATTATGAGCATTATGAATTTTTcgtatatttgtttatacgTATATCAACATAATAAAACGAAAAAGAACAaatttcttaaaaaattaaaaatggcTAGTAATAATGACAATGATCCCTTTTTTAGTAAATATGCagaaatgaaaagaaaaaataataaattcttCTTTCTATGtggaatatatttaatatatattttacaatttttgaaaaaaaatattttatatcgatttatagataaaatcatatatattctcGAAAAAATCTCAAAAAATGTCTATGTAAATAGttgtataattaatatatacttacACATGCTACAATTAATAACACCAAATAAcatattatacaaaaatacaaacaatacaaatatttccCTAACCgataaagatatatatatatacatagaAAAAGCAACCGTGTATACAGAaagtattaataatattataaataacaaCGCTGTGTTATTAAAactaaacaattttaacatagaaaatattgttttgtCACTATTACCATATcttctatattttaatagtaAAAAGGAGGAAATAAATGCACACATTTCATCTATTAATTCAGAATGCTTACACATTATAtcaaacatatattataaaagtgtttatatgtatatgaatAGTTCTAAGAAAAACCTCAAAACAAGTCAGGCAATACTTGATTCTGGTAGTGCAAATAATGAGaatatatcatttgaaCAAATTATTGAATTAAAGAAACTATACATATTCTTATTAACCTGCTTTGTCTTATCATTGGCATGCTCCTTTAGCTCTAAAAGAACACGAAGCGAAGCATACATAAAATTACaggaatttttatttaatgaaaattatatatttaaaaatgtgaacAAAGATGAACAAAGTAAAACAGgcaaaaatgataaacatCAAAAACATGATAAATACTTTTATAGAGACGAAAAACTAATAGACttgataaataattttattatcttaCCCCTAATAACATACaactattattttccatttatatgtaaaaacaTGTGTGatgataaaacaaaagataataatgatCAATGCGATATGAAGGATAAAAACTCAGCTTCTgacgaaataaataattattgcaAAAAAGCATTgcttaattttaatttgcaTCATAAAAGAAGTATTGATATACATGATAGTAcatatgaagaaaatggatatgaaaaatgtgggtgcattattaattataaaaacatcgagaatatagataataattcaaatgaatttaacaatatatataactatgcgaatgattattatatacatactaTGCTACATAAGCAATACAACTATTATTTCagttatttatatgcaaaGAAAATGCTAACATATGATAATGTTTGTTATCGAAAAAGTATGAGCATAAGTTTTGTTAgccatataattttatcgtttttatattctttactTAATAGTTCAGAAGAAGGGAAATCGGATGATAGTagcattaaaaataaggaggatgatttaaaaaatgataataaccAAATAggagatgaaaaaaataatgacgATAAAACTagcaaaaattattattctaaTTTAAGTGATGaaggaaaaataattaataaagaaGATAATAGCGTTAAGTTGTATGAATTATTATGCgtaaataatgaaagtCCTAGTAATAAAATCGTAACTCAAACAAAATGTGGCAGCAAATGTATCTATTACTTTttgaaacatttttatcatactTTATTAACAATTAAGGAGGAaactcaaaaaatattaaacatttataaagaaacatttattgaaaatattaaaaacattatCTATGTTTCATCATCCTATGCTTACAATTTAAAAGATGAACGTATCAATTGCTTTTcacacataaaaaatggtttACACTTTTTGAGTgacgaagaaaaaaaacatttaaatCCATGTAATATACCCACAGATGATATTAACGATTCGAATAATGACAATGCCaatgaaaacaaaatacaTGAATTAGATAATGATATAGTtgcaaatatatcaaaattgCAAATTAACGTAAGAATTAGCATGATTATtgtatatcatattttatatgatgataataatcaaaatgatGTATTTAATGATATCTTTGAAGAATTACTAAATGTCTTACTAACCAAATATGCCATTATTTCAAATCCTCTAGATGAAAACGAAGCAGACCATCATGAAAAAGAAGCTATCGATGACGCACAAGAGGATAAAAACGAACAaaacaatttattaaatactGAGGAAAAGGAACAACcagaaacaaaaaatgatggCGACTTAAAACCAAATGAAGAGGAAAAACCCCAAGAAGAATCAAAACCAGTTGAAAACAGCTaa